In a single window of the Papaver somniferum cultivar HN1 chromosome 8, ASM357369v1, whole genome shotgun sequence genome:
- the LOC113301622 gene encoding probable plastid-lipid-associated protein 10, chloroplastic isoform X1, which produces MELSPFPSSTSYFTRNTNLHDPNNINQSQFTSTRRRREISPISIPRVNVKSPSSRSSVICLSTATTTTTKIDEFELESKKHDLLRAIQDTQRGLITNPNQRSSIEEALVCVEGYDAGTEIDLKKLDGTWRLQYTSASDVVVLFESAQRFPFLQVGQIFQKFECRNQTDGGVVRNVVQWSIPSLLEEQEGATLLVSANFSVVSKRNIYLEFEEISVQNIKISEELQAWIAPAVLPRSYLSLQILQFLQTFKAAVPVSSPGRYVFWRSAGGLYYLSYLDNNMLLGRAVGGGGVFVFTKAQPFLL; this is translated from the exons ATGGAGCTATCCCCGTTCCCTTCTTCAACCTCATACTTCACACGAAATACCAATCTACATGATCCTAACAACATTAACCAATCACAGTTTAcatcaacaagaagaagaagggaaATATCACCCATTTCCATCCCCAGAGTAAACGTCAAATCCCCCTCCTCCCGCAGTTCAGTTATTTGTCTCTCCACTGCTACAACTACAACAACtaaaattgatgaatttgagTTAGAGAGCAAAAAACATGATTTGCTAAGAGCAATACAAGATACTCAACGGGGTTTAATTACTAACCCCAATCAACGTTCTTCTATTGAAGAAGCCCTG GTTTGTGTGGAAGGATATGACGCCGGTACGGAGATAGACTTAAAGAAGTTGGATGGGACTTGGAGGTTGCAGTATACATCTGCTTCAGATGTGGTTGTTTTGTTTGAGTCTGCCCAACGTTTTCCGTTCCTTCAG GTGGGGCAAATCTTCCAGAAATTTGAATGCCGGAACCAAACAGATGGAGGTGTTGTCCGCAATGTTGTTCAGTGGAGCATCCCGAGCTTACTAGAG GAACAAGAAGGTGCTACTCTACTTGTTTCTGCAAATTTCTCTGTTGTTTCTAAACGTAACATATACCTTGAGTTTGAAGAG ATATCTGTtcaaaatatcaaaatcagtGAAGAGCTTCAGGCCTGGATTGCTCCTGCAGTACTACCTCGATCATATTTGAGTCTACAG ATTTTGCAGTTCCTCCAGACTTTCAAAGCTGCAGTTCCTGTGAGTAGCCCTGGGAGGTACGTATTCTG GAGGTCAGCAGGAGGACTGTACTATCTTTCCTACTTAGATAACAATATGCTTCTGGGACGTGCTGTTGGAGGCGGAGGGGTCTTTGTGTTCACAAAAGCTCAACCTTTTCTGTTGTGA
- the LOC113301622 gene encoding probable plastid-lipid-associated protein 10, chloroplastic isoform X2, whose translation MELSPFPSSTSYFTRNTNLHDPNNINQSQFTSTRRRREISPISIPRVNVKSPSSRSSVICLSTATTTTTKIDEFELESKKHDLLRAIQDTQRGLITNPNQRSSIEEALVCVEGYDAGTEIDLKKLDGTWRLQYTSASDVVVLFESAQRFPFLQVGQIFQKFECRNQTDGGVVRNVVQWSIPSLLEEQEGATLLVSANFSVVSKRNIYLEFEEISVQNIKISEELQAWIAPAVLPRSYLSLQILQFLQTFKAAVPVSSPGRRSAGGLYYLSYLDNNMLLGRAVGGGGVFVFTKAQPFLL comes from the exons ATGGAGCTATCCCCGTTCCCTTCTTCAACCTCATACTTCACACGAAATACCAATCTACATGATCCTAACAACATTAACCAATCACAGTTTAcatcaacaagaagaagaagggaaATATCACCCATTTCCATCCCCAGAGTAAACGTCAAATCCCCCTCCTCCCGCAGTTCAGTTATTTGTCTCTCCACTGCTACAACTACAACAACtaaaattgatgaatttgagTTAGAGAGCAAAAAACATGATTTGCTAAGAGCAATACAAGATACTCAACGGGGTTTAATTACTAACCCCAATCAACGTTCTTCTATTGAAGAAGCCCTG GTTTGTGTGGAAGGATATGACGCCGGTACGGAGATAGACTTAAAGAAGTTGGATGGGACTTGGAGGTTGCAGTATACATCTGCTTCAGATGTGGTTGTTTTGTTTGAGTCTGCCCAACGTTTTCCGTTCCTTCAG GTGGGGCAAATCTTCCAGAAATTTGAATGCCGGAACCAAACAGATGGAGGTGTTGTCCGCAATGTTGTTCAGTGGAGCATCCCGAGCTTACTAGAG GAACAAGAAGGTGCTACTCTACTTGTTTCTGCAAATTTCTCTGTTGTTTCTAAACGTAACATATACCTTGAGTTTGAAGAG ATATCTGTtcaaaatatcaaaatcagtGAAGAGCTTCAGGCCTGGATTGCTCCTGCAGTACTACCTCGATCATATTTGAGTCTACAG ATTTTGCAGTTCCTCCAGACTTTCAAAGCTGCAGTTCCTGTGAGTAGCCCTGGGAG GAGGTCAGCAGGAGGACTGTACTATCTTTCCTACTTAGATAACAATATGCTTCTGGGACGTGCTGTTGGAGGCGGAGGGGTCTTTGTGTTCACAAAAGCTCAACCTTTTCTGTTGTGA
- the LOC113301620 gene encoding uncharacterized protein LOC113301620 isoform X2 → MEMSTMGCWIGYLDSILHAEHKSILEEMRMDYHLTEIAEKNKTFDDAKNLQLSRENITVNGKHTAEDRGSITDKIEKNVQMEDQEKDDDKPLNFDIGLDFSFLLGSSAKKADKNSRIAIETRFQRAFMKLLRNAQFEELSARDLLLTSSLNTDYLLTLPIYVDWKKALESNAIIYRRGYATERQNGLLLAEKLDYLQSKLLQGIFFTLSKPVAKLGMYVSEALTSASQTEEVQIWVRRFKNWFEKLSLSQQSYFLQEGFYDQLVADQISDSDLPIWLAAQRAVPRYEGLLSSVGPRGRLLRRLLTWVGVIRSVPETSLKIDTDDTTSNNYESPIFLPRISLGDIWRPATRERCGSVWNLLKTAASIFFSQSVLEEPAFQELILLYTEEMVQGDSRDEIEVPSLKLKIYEKIPIPDLTVIFPHKKLSFRILDTVRLDAASIVGLLAFLVNYKFENIVSSPSAFLLDAIAFSALVLYVSRVVLGYKQTWDRYQLLVNRTLYEKTLASGFGSVHFLLDASEQQQYKEAILAYAILIQAESGQATTHKSIAETCEKFLYDKLNEKVEMPVDKAMETLLRFGLVTEEVKGDISFKAVPCSAAYDVLKQRWSSLLGEKMWDLPDF, encoded by the exons ATGGAAATGAGTACTATGGGCTGCTGGATCGG ATATTTAGATTCTATACTTCATGCAGAACATAAAAGCATTTTAGAAGAAATGAGAATGGATTATCATCTTACTGAAATTGCAGAAAAGAATAAGACATTTGATGATGCGAAGAATTTGCAGTTATCGAGAGAAAACATTACGGTAAATGGAAAGCATACTGCGGAGGATAGAGGGAGTATTACtgacaaaattgaaaaaaatgtaCAGATGGAAGACCAAGAAAAAGATGATGATAAACCATTGAATTTCGATATTGGATTAGATTTTAGCTTTCTATTAGGTTCATCTGCTAAAAAAGCAGACAAAAATTCAAG GATTGCTATAGAGACACGTTTTCAGCGTGCCTTTATGAAACTTCTCCGCAATGCCCAGTTTGAAGAACTATCAGCTAGGGATTTGTTGTTGACGTCTTCTTTGAACACTGACTATCTGTTAACATTGCCAATTTACGTGGACTGGAAAAAGGCATTGGAATCAAATGCAATAATATACAG AAGAGGGTATGCTACTGAGAGGCAGAATGGATTGCTACTTGCTGAAAAGCTGGACTATCTGCAGTCTAAACTTCTCCAGGGAATTTTTTTCACTCTATCAAAACCAGTAGCAAAACTTGGCATGTATGTTAGTGAG GCATTGACAAGTGCAAGTCAGACTGAAGAAGTACAAATTTGGGTTCGAAGATTTAAGAACTGGTTTGAGAAGCTATCTTTGTCACAACAGTCATATTTTCTTCAAGAAGGATTTTATGACCAACTGGTAGCTGATCAGATATCAGATAGTGACCTACCTATTTGGCTTGCAGCACAGAGGGCAGTGCCTCGTTACGAAGGCCTCTTGTCATCAGTTGGACCTAGAGGGAGGCTCTTAAGGAGATTGTTGACATGGGTTGGTGTTATTCGTTCCGTGCCAGAAACATCATTAAAGATCGATACTGATGACACCACTTCTAACAATTATGAAAG CCCAATCTTCTTACCGCGAATATCACTAGGTGATATATGGAGACCAGCAACAAGGGAACGCTGTGGAAGTGTTTGGAATTTGTTGAAAACAGCTGCATCTATTTTTTTCTCACAGTCAGTTCTCGAG GAACCAGCGTTTCAAGAGTTAATTTTGCTTTACACTGAGGAGATGGTTCAAGGAGATAGTAGAGATGAAATCGAGGTTCCTTCATTAAAGTTGAAGATCTACGAGAAAATTCCTATTCCAGATCTAACA GTTATTTTTCCACACAAAAAGCTGTCTTTCCGCATCCTAGACACG GTACGCTTAGATGCTGCTAGCATAGTGGGGCTGTTGGCTTTCTTGGTGAATTACAAGTTTGAGAACATCGTGTCATCCCC ATCAGCGTTCCTGCTAGATGCCATTGCGTTCAGTGCCCTTGTGCTATATGTGTCGCGTGTAGTACTGGGTTACAAACAAACATGGGATCGATATCAA CTTCTTGTTAATAGGACACTCTATGAGAAAACCTTAGCAAGCGGATTTGGTTCTGTTCACTTTCTTCTGGATGCCTCCGAACAGCAGCAA TACAAggaagctattttggcatatgcTATTCTAATCCAAGCAGAAAGTGGTCAG GCGACTACCCACAAGAGCATCGCCGAGACATGTGAGAAATTCTTGTATGATAAACTCAACGAAAAG GTGGAAATGCCAGTTGACAAGGCTATGGAAACACTGCTGAGATTTGGTCTTGTAACTGAAGAAGTTAAGGGGGACATAAGTTTCAAGGCTGTTCCTTGTTCCGCGGCATATGATGTTCTTAAACAACGCTGGAGTAGTTTGCTTGGCGAGAAAATGTGGGATTTGCCTGATTTCTAA
- the LOC113301620 gene encoding uncharacterized protein LOC113301620 isoform X1, with translation MFSSTSQILTSLNFLSSSSSNPNKIPSEISSSYRFPLCCSVRSQEILPVIEIQNKNQSSSPPNWDETDDGEKREIGNDNEKGISDGIRVPRQKYISVPKTKLLDSLLTLFESQPQLTDDFIRLSSYLDSILHAEHKSILEEMRMDYHLTEIAEKNKTFDDAKNLQLSRENITVNGKHTAEDRGSITDKIEKNVQMEDQEKDDDKPLNFDIGLDFSFLLGSSAKKADKNSRIAIETRFQRAFMKLLRNAQFEELSARDLLLTSSLNTDYLLTLPIYVDWKKALESNAIIYRRGYATERQNGLLLAEKLDYLQSKLLQGIFFTLSKPVAKLGMYVSEALTSASQTEEVQIWVRRFKNWFEKLSLSQQSYFLQEGFYDQLVADQISDSDLPIWLAAQRAVPRYEGLLSSVGPRGRLLRRLLTWVGVIRSVPETSLKIDTDDTTSNNYESPIFLPRISLGDIWRPATRERCGSVWNLLKTAASIFFSQSVLEEPAFQELILLYTEEMVQGDSRDEIEVPSLKLKIYEKIPIPDLTVIFPHKKLSFRILDTVRLDAASIVGLLAFLVNYKFENIVSSPSAFLLDAIAFSALVLYVSRVVLGYKQTWDRYQLLVNRTLYEKTLASGFGSVHFLLDASEQQQYKEAILAYAILIQAESGQATTHKSIAETCEKFLYDKLNEKVEMPVDKAMETLLRFGLVTEEVKGDISFKAVPCSAAYDVLKQRWSSLLGEKMWDLPDF, from the exons ATGTTTTCTTCTACTTCACAAATCTTAACAAGCCTCAACTTtttatcttcttcctcttcaaaccCTAACAAAATTCCTTCAGAAATTTCATCTTCTTACAGATTCCCTCTTTGTTGTTCAGTAAGATCTCAGGAAATACTTCCGGTAATAGAGattcaaaacaaaaaccaatcatCATCTCCACCAAATtgggatgaaactgatgacggtGAGAAACGAGAAATCGGTAATGATAATGAGAAAGGAATTTCTGATGGAATTCGAGTTCCTAGACAAAAATATATCTCTGTTCCTAAGACTAAACTTCTTGATTCTTTACTTACCTTATTTGAATCTCAGCCGCAACTTACTGATGATTTCATTCGCTTATCTTC ATATTTAGATTCTATACTTCATGCAGAACATAAAAGCATTTTAGAAGAAATGAGAATGGATTATCATCTTACTGAAATTGCAGAAAAGAATAAGACATTTGATGATGCGAAGAATTTGCAGTTATCGAGAGAAAACATTACGGTAAATGGAAAGCATACTGCGGAGGATAGAGGGAGTATTACtgacaaaattgaaaaaaatgtaCAGATGGAAGACCAAGAAAAAGATGATGATAAACCATTGAATTTCGATATTGGATTAGATTTTAGCTTTCTATTAGGTTCATCTGCTAAAAAAGCAGACAAAAATTCAAG GATTGCTATAGAGACACGTTTTCAGCGTGCCTTTATGAAACTTCTCCGCAATGCCCAGTTTGAAGAACTATCAGCTAGGGATTTGTTGTTGACGTCTTCTTTGAACACTGACTATCTGTTAACATTGCCAATTTACGTGGACTGGAAAAAGGCATTGGAATCAAATGCAATAATATACAG AAGAGGGTATGCTACTGAGAGGCAGAATGGATTGCTACTTGCTGAAAAGCTGGACTATCTGCAGTCTAAACTTCTCCAGGGAATTTTTTTCACTCTATCAAAACCAGTAGCAAAACTTGGCATGTATGTTAGTGAG GCATTGACAAGTGCAAGTCAGACTGAAGAAGTACAAATTTGGGTTCGAAGATTTAAGAACTGGTTTGAGAAGCTATCTTTGTCACAACAGTCATATTTTCTTCAAGAAGGATTTTATGACCAACTGGTAGCTGATCAGATATCAGATAGTGACCTACCTATTTGGCTTGCAGCACAGAGGGCAGTGCCTCGTTACGAAGGCCTCTTGTCATCAGTTGGACCTAGAGGGAGGCTCTTAAGGAGATTGTTGACATGGGTTGGTGTTATTCGTTCCGTGCCAGAAACATCATTAAAGATCGATACTGATGACACCACTTCTAACAATTATGAAAG CCCAATCTTCTTACCGCGAATATCACTAGGTGATATATGGAGACCAGCAACAAGGGAACGCTGTGGAAGTGTTTGGAATTTGTTGAAAACAGCTGCATCTATTTTTTTCTCACAGTCAGTTCTCGAG GAACCAGCGTTTCAAGAGTTAATTTTGCTTTACACTGAGGAGATGGTTCAAGGAGATAGTAGAGATGAAATCGAGGTTCCTTCATTAAAGTTGAAGATCTACGAGAAAATTCCTATTCCAGATCTAACA GTTATTTTTCCACACAAAAAGCTGTCTTTCCGCATCCTAGACACG GTACGCTTAGATGCTGCTAGCATAGTGGGGCTGTTGGCTTTCTTGGTGAATTACAAGTTTGAGAACATCGTGTCATCCCC ATCAGCGTTCCTGCTAGATGCCATTGCGTTCAGTGCCCTTGTGCTATATGTGTCGCGTGTAGTACTGGGTTACAAACAAACATGGGATCGATATCAA CTTCTTGTTAATAGGACACTCTATGAGAAAACCTTAGCAAGCGGATTTGGTTCTGTTCACTTTCTTCTGGATGCCTCCGAACAGCAGCAA TACAAggaagctattttggcatatgcTATTCTAATCCAAGCAGAAAGTGGTCAG GCGACTACCCACAAGAGCATCGCCGAGACATGTGAGAAATTCTTGTATGATAAACTCAACGAAAAG GTGGAAATGCCAGTTGACAAGGCTATGGAAACACTGCTGAGATTTGGTCTTGTAACTGAAGAAGTTAAGGGGGACATAAGTTTCAAGGCTGTTCCTTGTTCCGCGGCATATGATGTTCTTAAACAACGCTGGAGTAGTTTGCTTGGCGAGAAAATGTGGGATTTGCCTGATTTCTAA